The Nocardioides humi genome includes a region encoding these proteins:
- a CDS encoding alpha/beta fold hydrolase, whose product MRELLTVPLGTGVRATEVYSGVARMAGVLWCTRVRATAGRRAATAVVVVHPSSNFLGHYALEAWAARGVDAVAMTTRYIGNDSALLLENCVLDVAAVLGHLRHEGYERVVLVGNSGGGGLVALYQEQALRPTITSAPGGAGPDLTQAVLPPADGLVMLMAHPGRANLLVEMLDPAVLDERDVHRRDPSLDLFAGDRVPPYDRAWLDRYRRAQRSRNDRITAFAREEIARLRAHTGGRVQDAPLVVHATCADPRNIDLTIDPSDREPGTLWGDPYVANLIPTTLGHLTTLQSWLSQWSIETSHGDGPARLGGVEVPVHVIYGTADQACFPEHAQQLYDAAPAGGRRLTAVAGGRHYLNGQQEQIDEMADVLVGWTEEVL is encoded by the coding sequence ATGCGAGAACTTCTCACCGTGCCGCTCGGGACCGGGGTCCGGGCGACGGAGGTGTACTCGGGCGTCGCCCGGATGGCCGGGGTGCTGTGGTGCACGCGCGTGCGCGCGACCGCGGGGCGGCGCGCGGCGACGGCGGTCGTGGTGGTGCACCCGTCGTCCAACTTCCTGGGGCACTACGCACTCGAGGCATGGGCGGCGCGCGGGGTGGACGCCGTCGCGATGACCACGCGCTACATCGGCAACGACTCCGCCCTCCTCCTGGAGAACTGCGTCCTCGACGTCGCGGCCGTCCTCGGGCACCTGCGCCACGAGGGCTACGAGCGCGTGGTGCTCGTGGGCAACTCCGGCGGAGGCGGCCTCGTGGCGCTCTACCAGGAGCAGGCGCTGCGCCCCACGATCACCTCCGCCCCCGGAGGCGCGGGCCCCGACCTCACCCAGGCCGTCCTGCCCCCGGCCGACGGTCTGGTCATGCTCATGGCGCACCCGGGCCGGGCGAACCTGCTCGTCGAGATGCTCGACCCCGCCGTCCTGGACGAGAGGGACGTGCACCGCCGCGATCCGTCGCTGGACCTGTTCGCCGGCGACCGGGTACCGCCCTACGACCGGGCCTGGCTGGATCGCTACCGCCGGGCCCAGAGGTCACGGAACGACCGGATCACCGCGTTCGCCCGGGAGGAGATCGCGCGGCTCCGCGCACACACGGGCGGACGGGTCCAGGACGCTCCCCTGGTCGTGCACGCGACCTGCGCCGACCCGCGCAACATCGACCTGACGATCGACCCGTCGGACCGGGAGCCGGGCACCCTGTGGGGAGATCCCTACGTCGCGAACCTCATCCCGACCACTCTCGGCCACCTCACCACGCTCCAGTCCTGGCTCTCCCAGTGGTCCATCGAGACATCGCACGGCGACGGGCCCGCCCGGCTCGGCGGGGTCGAGGTACCGGTCCACGTCATCTACGGCACCGCGGACCAGGCCTGCTTCCCCGAGCACGCCCAGCAGCTGTACGACGCGGCACCGGCCGGGGGGCGCCGGCTCACGGCCGTCGCCGGCGGTCGGCACTACCTCAACGGTCAGCAGGAGCAGATCGACGAGATGGCCGACGTCCTCGTCGGATGGACGGAGGAGGTCCTGTGA